DNA sequence from the Nicotiana tomentosiformis chromosome 3, ASM39032v3, whole genome shotgun sequence genome:
aaaacaataccaaaactaagaatcataccccaaaccaaatcaattcaacttatgaacttcaagttcttccaattaGCTCCAAACGCGCTGAATcatacctaaactactcggaatgactccaaattttgcgtgcaagtcttaaattatcatacggaactatatttgagctcaaaatcccaaacatacctcgataacaccaaaacatactctaaaccaaattaaaagaactttaaaaccttcaaggtgccaactatccaccttaagcgctgaaatgctcccgggtcatccaaaacccggtctgaacatacgtccaagtccaaaattatcatacaaacctattggaaccgtcaaatcccgattccgaggccgtttactcaaaatgttaaccaaagtcaaacttagccttttaaaagccaactaaggaactaagtgttccgatttcaacccgaacccttccaaatcccagactaaccatccccacaagtcataaaatagtaaaagcatatacatgaagtcttatttagggggatgtggatctagaaagcaaaatgaccggtcgggtcattacagatacagaccatacacgcaagttaataaatattaaataaagcTATGAGAGGTCTCGGAATGCAAAAataaaggctagtactcaaaatgacctatcgagtTGTCACACCtttagctatggatgttcaggctttggccaacaggtttgtgagattggatatatcCGAGCCTAGCACTTGTGTTGTATCCCGGTCATCTTTGTTGGAGTGCATCAAGGATCGTCAGTATAATGATACTcacttgcttgtcctcaagaataCGGTGCAGCGAGGTGGTGCTAAGGtagtgactattggtgatgatggtgggtTACGGCTTCAGGccagatttgtgttcctaatatgggtGGGGTgggagagttgattcttgaggaggctcatagctcgcggtattctattcatccgggtgaaacgaagatgtattgtgatttgaagcaacattattattggcgaaaatgaagaaagacattgttggatATGTTGCTTAGTATTTGAAttgttagcaggtcaagtatgagtatcagagaccgggtggtttACTTTAGAAGATTAAGATACTAGAGTAAAAATATGAGCAcacactatggactttgtggtagggttTCCACGGATATTGAGGAGATTTGATACAGTTTGGATCATTGTGGAAAGACTCACCAAGTTCGCATATTTTATTCCAGTCAGACTTCCTACACTTCGGAGCAGCTGGTTAAGATCTAGATCCGGGAGAGTGTTCGCTTGTATGGTGTACCTGTTTCTATCATCTCGGATCGCGacactcagtttacttcgcatttttaGAGAGCGGTTCAGCGTAAGTTGGGCATGTAGGTTAAGTTGAGCACCGCATTTCACCCTCAGGTGGATGGGCAGTCCAAGCGgaccattcagattttggaggatatgttgaagGCATGTGTCATATATTTTGAAGGTtagtgggatcagtttcttctTTTAGCATAGTTTTCATACAACAACAGCTATcggtcgagcatccagatggctccgtatgaggtctTATATGGGAAGCGATGTTGTTCCCCAATTAGTTGGTTTAAGTCTGGTTAGGCTAGGTTATTTGGCACAGACTTGGTTTGTGATGTTTTAGATAAAGTGAAATTAATTTAGGAGCGAATTCGTACAaagcagtccaggcagaagagttatgctgataggaaggttcgtgatgtgacTTTTATGGAGTGTGTATCGTGAACCATGTTCACAACAAAGAAAACCGGACAAAATTTAAAGAGAACATGAAATATGCATAAACAATTGATATAAGAAGAAATATTTATTATCAGCTAATAATCgagaccataaaataaaataataataaaaaacatATTTCAAAGTTTTCATTTAGCATCAAGCTTTAATAAAACCAAGTGAGATTTTAATTTTAATCGTGAACATTATATTGAAACTAAAATAATATAACAATATTAGGTGATCAACCAAGCAATAATTATTTGATCCTACTTGTCTGGGCGGCTTCCCGTAGTATCGTACGAGTCGATTTAACCTCATTACATTAAGTAATAATTAATTACCTTCATGATTGGAGATATTACCCTCGTTACATTAGCAATAAGTATTTGATCCTacttttcttcctccaactcaATAATGGTGAAGCTTTAAGAACCTAAACAAATATAACATTTTAAaagaatttcttttttaaaactcTACATTCGGTCAAATAAGTCCTAATTTACGCCAAATAAAAGGAAGCAACAAAATAAAATGAAAGAGGTGTTTTGGGCAAAGAGGGACTAGAGAACCATTTGTTGCATTATAAGGGAGGGAaacaaaaatacaagaaagtgaaaggGTCAGCAAACACAAATAACTACCAAAGCAAAAATTTGGAATTTGGAGCACCACTGAAGATGTACTGAACGGACAAGGTCCATCTCTCCAACTATTTTTAGCATCTGGGGATGGAGCTGGCTTGTTCATCTTGCTCTTCCCTTCGATTTTCATCTGTTTTAACTCACCAAGATACTGCTGCTTCCCGCTACAGAAAGTTACCACCCACTTCACCTTCTTGTAAAGCTGCTAATTTTGTGCTCAAATCTTCCAAGAACTTGTCATCTTCAGCTGGATTGCACATTGGCTACACAAACTTTTCAAAGACTGTTTCATATAGAAAATACAGGCACATTTCCATCCGGGTATGTTTAATTTCACTATTTAATGGTATAGAATTGAGATTATTTCAATAATATGGTGTTTTTTTCATATCTTTCATTAGTTGAAATATATATGGGGTGGTCAAGTTCTTGCGTTAATTGTAGGTCCCAAATGACTAAACAAGTGAAATTATTAATTAGCATTTTCTTGCTAACTTTTCCAGCTTAGTTTGGTATTGTTGATGGGGGAGGACTCTGGTAAATTTTCTGCAGTAAAATGATTCTTTTTAGTTTCATATTTATGGTATTATTCAAATACAGTAACAAACAGCTTGGAAGGATAAAAATAAGAAATCGATAACTCTTTGACAGATTCCAACCTCTCAAGTAAAGAACTGATACAGATTATGAAAAAACAAAATTTGATACCTGAATACTCGGTTTGTTAACCTGCTGCTCCGCTGACAAAGTGAATGTAAAAGGAGTTGCAGTTACACCCTATATCCTCCTGAAGATGACAAGACTAGATTTACCAAGTGCAGCTTTTCAAAATTTTGACAGCTGCATTATCTTGTGGAACAATGTCATCAGCTCAACTTTATATCACTTGCTTAAATACGTTGGATGAATTATCTATCTTATGAAACACTAGTTATTGATGGAAAACATGTATATGCATATAACAATCAACATAGATAAAATATTCTGACAAGGGGTAATGGGTATCACTAACTTGAAATATTCAATTAACATCATTTTCATGAAAGATAACATTTccaggcatgctctcaagttggTACTGCTGGATCTGAACCAGTATTGGATAAGCTTTCACAATTTAAAGATGCCTTTTGGAGATTTTTGAGGCCCCACACTATACGTGGAACAGCATTAGGATCCCTGTGAGTGTTTATTATGAGTGAACACTTTGGTGAACTTGCAACAGGCACATCTAACTTGGTTCGACTTGATTTCTTTGGCAGCTCGTTGGTTACAAGAGCGTTGATTGAGAATCCAAATCTAATCAGGTGGTCATTGGCAATGAAGGCTTTTTCTGGTCTGATTGCTCTAATATGTGGAAATGGTTATATAGTGGGCATCAATCAAATATATGACATTGGCATTGACAAGTAAGTGATTGTTGAGTGGGAGTATTTGTTAGGTATTGATGGGTAGATTTTTTGTTTTGTAACTTTAAGTTACAGACTCTTCATGCATGATGGGCATAATGAATCGCAACTTGCCTGTTCCATTTTTCCACAATAAGATAATGCAATTAATTTTTCACAATGCTTGCAGGGTAAACAAGCCATACTTACCCATAGCAGCGGGAGATCTTTCAGTTCAGTCTGCATGGTTCTTGGTGCTATTGTTCGCTATGGCTGGCCTTCTTATTGTTGGGATTAATTTTGGCCCCTTCATTACTTCTCTTTACTGTCTCGGTCTCTTTCTAGGTACCATTTATTCAGTCCCCCCATTTCGCATGAAGAGATTTGCTGTCGTAGCGTTCTTAATAATTGCCACGGTATGCTTGTTTCTCTATGTATTTGTTTGCTTCTTATATCTTCTTCAACAGTTGTGCGTAAAACTATCTGAAATAGTCACTTACATCCATACATCTTGCTTTGTTGATTTACTGAGAAGTTCTGCATGTGCTGAAATACCTCCACAGAAGAAGCTTTATGCTTGAAATTGTATCTGGATACTCTCTTGCAAATCTGCACTTTCCCCGGGACACTCTTTTCTTTTTTG
Encoded proteins:
- the LOC104097789 gene encoding homogentisate solanesyltransferase, chloroplastic encodes the protein MELACSSCSSLRFSSVLTHQDTAASRYRKLPPTSPSCKAANFVLKSSKNLSSSAGLHIGYTNFSKTVSYRKYRHISIRACSQVGTAGSEPVLDKLSQFKDAFWRFLRPHTIRGTALGSLSLVTRALIENPNLIRWSLAMKAFSGLIALICGNGYIVGINQIYDIGIDKVNKPYLPIAAGDLSVQSAWFLVLLFAMAGLLIVGINFGPFITSLYCLGLFLGTIYSVPPFRMKRFAVVAFLIIATVRGFLLNYGVYYATTAALGLSFQWSSPVAFITTFVTLFALVIAITKDLPDVEGDRKFQISTLATKLGVRNIAFLGSGLLLANYIGAVVAAIYMPQAFRSSLMIPVHAILALCLVFQAWLLEKANYTKEAISAYYQFIWNLFYAEYLIFPFI